From a region of the Actinomadura luzonensis genome:
- a CDS encoding glycoside hydrolase family 25 protein, with protein MLQGIDVSNWQGSVDWSGQAGAGVAFAFAKATEGGDWTDKWFARNWNGMRESWLVCGAYHFARPKGDPVEQARHFLATIRSAGGLRRGDLIALDLETGDGLRPEQVARYARRWCHHVQRHTGVRPFIYTFHSFAHGGHCAGLGEHPLWIASPESPRGRPIVPRPWSEWTIHQYAQSPIDRNVFHGTRKDLTKLGFHPR; from the coding sequence GTGCTGCAAGGCATTGACGTGTCCAACTGGCAGGGTTCGGTCGACTGGTCCGGGCAGGCCGGCGCCGGAGTGGCCTTCGCCTTCGCCAAGGCGACCGAAGGCGGCGACTGGACGGACAAGTGGTTCGCGCGCAACTGGAACGGCATGCGCGAGAGCTGGCTCGTGTGCGGCGCGTACCACTTCGCCCGCCCCAAGGGCGACCCCGTCGAGCAGGCCAGGCACTTTCTCGCCACGATCAGGTCGGCCGGCGGCCTGCGCCGTGGCGACCTGATCGCGCTCGACCTGGAGACCGGCGACGGGCTGCGCCCCGAGCAGGTCGCCAGGTACGCGCGCCGCTGGTGCCACCACGTCCAGCGGCACACCGGCGTGCGTCCCTTCATCTACACCTTCCACTCCTTCGCGCACGGCGGGCACTGCGCCGGCCTCGGCGAACACCCGCTGTGGATCGCCAGCCCCGAGTCGCCGCGCGGCCGCCCCATCGTGCCCCGGCCCTGGAGCGAGTGGACCATTCACCAGTACGCGCAGAGCCCCATCGACCGCAACGTCTTCCACGGCACCCGCAAGGACCTGACAAAGCTGGGGTTTCACCCGCGATAG
- the thrS gene encoding threonine--tRNA ligase, with product MSAELHITLAGAERVVAAGTTAGAALDADGRTVIAAKVNGEARDLACELADGDVVEPIEISSDEGRAIVRHSTAHVMAQAVQELFPEAKLGIGPPVENGFYYDFDVAQAFNPDDLKRIEKRMREIVKEGQLFSRRPVGDDEARAELAGEPYKLELIGLKGGAADEESVEVGAGQLTIYDNLDAKSGELRWKDLCRGPHVPSTRSIPAFKLMRSGGAYWRGSEKNPQLQRIYGTAWESRDKQDEYLKLLEEAEKRDHRKLGAELDLFSFPPELGSGLPIFHPKGGIIRKEMEDYMRRRQAEAGYEFVNTPHITKSSLFETSGHLPWYAEDMFPAFELEGVDYRVKPMNCPMHNLIFRARGRSYRELPLRLCEFGSVYRYEKSGVVHGLTRVRGMTQDDAHIYTTREQMADEIKSLLRFVLSVLRDFGLNDFYLELSTRDDSEKFIGDPAEWEEATEALRQVATESGLTLKDDPGGAAFYGPKISVQAKDAIGRTWQLSTIQLDLNQPKRFGLEYQAADGSRQTPVMIHRALFGSVERFLGVLTEHYAGAFPPWLAPVQVVGIPIAEAHVPYLQDVAKKLREHGIRVEVDTADDRMQKKIRNAQKAKVPFMLLAGDEDIAAGAVSFRYRSGEQNNGVPVEQAIAEIVNSVERRVQV from the coding sequence GTGTCAGCCGAGCTACACATCACCCTCGCCGGAGCCGAGCGTGTGGTGGCGGCCGGCACGACGGCCGGCGCGGCGCTCGACGCCGACGGCCGCACGGTCATCGCGGCCAAGGTCAACGGCGAGGCCCGCGACCTCGCCTGCGAGCTGGCCGACGGCGACGTGGTCGAGCCGATCGAGATCTCCAGCGACGAGGGCAGGGCGATCGTCCGCCACTCCACCGCGCACGTCATGGCGCAGGCGGTCCAGGAGCTGTTCCCCGAGGCCAAGCTGGGCATCGGCCCGCCCGTCGAGAACGGGTTCTACTACGACTTCGACGTCGCCCAGGCGTTCAACCCCGACGACCTCAAGCGCATCGAGAAGCGCATGCGCGAGATCGTCAAGGAGGGGCAGCTCTTCTCGCGGCGTCCCGTCGGCGACGACGAGGCGCGCGCCGAGCTGGCCGGCGAGCCGTACAAGCTGGAGCTGATCGGCCTCAAGGGCGGCGCCGCCGACGAGGAGTCGGTCGAGGTCGGCGCGGGCCAGCTCACCATCTACGACAACCTCGACGCCAAGAGCGGCGAGCTGCGCTGGAAGGACCTGTGCCGGGGCCCGCACGTGCCCTCCACCCGGTCCATCCCGGCCTTCAAGCTCATGCGCTCCGGCGGCGCGTACTGGCGCGGCAGCGAGAAGAACCCGCAGCTCCAGCGCATCTACGGCACCGCCTGGGAGTCTCGCGACAAGCAGGACGAATACCTCAAGCTGCTGGAGGAGGCCGAGAAGCGCGACCACCGCAAGCTGGGCGCCGAGCTCGACCTGTTCAGCTTCCCGCCCGAGCTGGGCAGCGGCCTGCCGATCTTCCACCCCAAGGGCGGCATCATCCGCAAGGAGATGGAAGACTACATGCGCCGGCGGCAGGCCGAGGCGGGCTACGAGTTCGTCAACACGCCGCACATCACCAAGTCGTCGCTGTTCGAGACCTCCGGCCACCTGCCGTGGTACGCCGAGGACATGTTCCCGGCCTTCGAGCTGGAGGGCGTCGACTATCGCGTCAAGCCGATGAACTGCCCGATGCACAACCTCATCTTCCGGGCGCGCGGGCGTTCCTACCGCGAGCTGCCGCTGCGGCTGTGCGAGTTCGGCTCGGTCTACCGCTACGAGAAGTCCGGCGTCGTGCACGGCCTGACCCGGGTGCGCGGCATGACGCAGGACGACGCGCACATCTACACCACCCGCGAGCAGATGGCCGACGAGATCAAGTCGCTGCTGCGGTTCGTGCTGAGCGTGCTGCGCGACTTCGGCCTCAACGACTTCTACCTGGAGCTGTCCACCCGCGACGACTCCGAGAAGTTCATCGGCGACCCGGCCGAATGGGAGGAGGCCACCGAGGCGCTGCGCCAGGTCGCCACCGAGTCGGGGCTCACGCTGAAGGACGACCCGGGCGGCGCGGCCTTCTACGGCCCGAAGATCTCCGTCCAGGCCAAGGACGCCATCGGCCGCACCTGGCAGCTGTCCACCATCCAGCTCGACCTCAACCAGCCCAAGCGCTTCGGCCTGGAGTACCAGGCGGCCGACGGCTCCCGGCAGACCCCGGTCATGATCCACCGGGCGCTGTTCGGCTCCGTCGAGCGCTTCCTCGGCGTGCTCACCGAGCACTACGCGGGCGCCTTCCCGCCCTGGCTCGCGCCGGTGCAGGTGGTGGGCATCCCGATCGCCGAGGCGCACGTCCCCTACCTGCAGGACGTCGCGAAGAAGCTGCGCGAGCACGGCATCAGGGTCGAGGTCGACACCGCCGACGACCGCATGCAGAAGAAGATCCGCAACGCGCAGAAGGCCAAGGTGCCCTTCATGCTGCTGGCCGGCGACGAGGACATCGCGGCCGGCGCGGTGTCCTTCCGCTACCGCAGCGGCGAGCAGAACAACGGCGTGCCGGTGGAGCAGGCCATCGCCGAGATCGTCAACAGCGTGGAGCGCCGCGTCCAGGTGTGA